The Proteiniborus sp. DW1 sequence TTTTAAATAGATTCAGAAAGGAGATAAGTTATGAAAAAAACTGGGTTAAATGAAATTAGAAAAGAATTTTTAGATTTTTTTAACGAGAAAGAACATTTAGTTGTTCCAAGTTTTTCATTAGTACCAAAAAATGACAAGAGTTTACTATTAATAAATGCAGGAATGGCACCATTAAAACCATATTTTACAGGCTCACAGGAACCACCAAAAAGAAGGATGGCGACCTGTCAAAAATGTGTTAGGACTGGAGACATTGAAAATGTAGGTAAAACAGCAAGGCATGCTACCTTCTTTGAAATGCTAGGTAACTTTTCTTTTGGAGATTATTTTAAGAAGGAAGCAATTGAATGGGCATGGGAGTTCATGACTGAACGAATGGGAATTCCAGAAGATAAGCTTTGGGTTTCAGTTTATTATGAAGATGATGAAGCGTATGAAATATGGAATAGACATATAGGAATTAAACCAGAGAGAATTGTGAAATTAGGTAAGGAAGATAACTTTTGGGAGCTTGAAGTGGGACCATGTGGACCTTGTTCTGAAATATACGTAGATAGAGGAGAAAAATACGGATGTGGTAAGGAAAGCTGTAAGCCAGGATGTGATTGTGATAGATATGTAGAAGTATGGAATCTAGTATTTTCACAATTTGATAAGGACGAAGAAGGAAATTATAATCCTGTTCCACATCCAAATATTGATACTGGTATGGGTCTTGAAAGAATAGCAGCTGTAATGCAGGATGCAGGAAGTATATTTGATACTGATGTCATTAAATCATTGAGACAAAAGGTTGAAGAGGTAAGTAAGAGTTCTTATGGACAAAACGAAAAAACAGATATGTCTATAAGAGTAATTACTGATCATATTAGAGCAGCAACTTTTTTAGTTTCAGATGGAGTATTACCAAGTAATGAAGGAAGAGGCTATATACTAAGAAGACTTATTAGAAGAGCTGCAAGACATGGAAAGCTATTAGGAATTGAAAATGATTTTCTAAATGCTTTAGCAGCAACTGTAGTAGAGTTATGGGGAGAAGCATATCCAGATTTAATAGACAGACTGCCACAGGTTCAGAAAATAATTAAGGTTGAAGAGGAAAAATTCCAAGAAACTATAGATCAGGGAATAAGTATATTAAATGAATATATTAAGGACATGAAAGATAATGATGAAAAGGTGCTAAAAGGTAAATCAGCATTTAAATTATATGACACCTATGGATTTCCACTTGATTTAACTAAGGAAATTATAGAAGAGCATGGGTTGGCAGTTGATGAGACTGAGTTCAACTCAGAAATGGAAAAACAAAGAGAAAGAGCTAGAAAGGCGAGAGAAGAAGGGGACAACCAAGCATGGAGTAAAGACAGTCAATTGTCTATTGACAGCACATTAAATACTGAGTTTGTCGGATATACTGAGACTTCTTTTAATTCAAAAATAATTGCAGTTCTAAAGGATGAAGATACAACTGAAGCTTTAAACTTAAATGAGAAGGGTATAATATTATTAGACAAGACTCCTTTTTATCCAGAAGGGGGAGGGCAAGTAGGTGATACAGGTATATTAAGAGGAAATGAGTTTATTGCTAAAGTTACTGATACAAAGAAAAATAGCATTGGGCAAATTTTACATTTTGTTGAGATAGTTGAAGGTACATTAAAAGATGGAGCTGAGGTTTTGGCAGAAATAGATAAGACAGAAAGATTATCTACTGCTAGAAATCACTCTGTAACACACTTACTCCACAAAGCTTTAAAAGAGGTGCTTGGAGATCATGTTAATCAAGCTGGTTCATTAGTAATGCCAGATAGATTGA is a genomic window containing:
- the alaS gene encoding alanine--tRNA ligase, giving the protein MKKTGLNEIRKEFLDFFNEKEHLVVPSFSLVPKNDKSLLLINAGMAPLKPYFTGSQEPPKRRMATCQKCVRTGDIENVGKTARHATFFEMLGNFSFGDYFKKEAIEWAWEFMTERMGIPEDKLWVSVYYEDDEAYEIWNRHIGIKPERIVKLGKEDNFWELEVGPCGPCSEIYVDRGEKYGCGKESCKPGCDCDRYVEVWNLVFSQFDKDEEGNYNPVPHPNIDTGMGLERIAAVMQDAGSIFDTDVIKSLRQKVEEVSKSSYGQNEKTDMSIRVITDHIRAATFLVSDGVLPSNEGRGYILRRLIRRAARHGKLLGIENDFLNALAATVVELWGEAYPDLIDRLPQVQKIIKVEEEKFQETIDQGISILNEYIKDMKDNDEKVLKGKSAFKLYDTYGFPLDLTKEIIEEHGLAVDETEFNSEMEKQRERARKAREEGDNQAWSKDSQLSIDSTLNTEFVGYTETSFNSKIIAVLKDEDTTEALNLNEKGIILLDKTPFYPEGGGQVGDTGILRGNEFIAKVTDTKKNSIGQILHFVEIVEGTLKDGAEVLAEIDKTERLSTARNHSVTHLLHKALKEVLGDHVNQAGSLVMPDRLRFDFTHFEALKREELDRIEEIVNDKIFEGLEVRAIETTLDDARRQGAAALFDEKYGDVVRLVKMGDYSKELCGGTHVSNSSQIGIFKIISESGIASGVRRIEAITGKKAYEEFVQMDMQILKMADILKTNKRDVTNRVQQIADEAKNLEKELEKLKSDLAMSKLDDIINDSFEVNGIKVISKRIDGMDMNSLRQLGDKTRDSINSVVVVFGSVLEDKVSFVAMATKDLVSKGIHAGNIIREVAKVTGGGGGGRPDMAQAGGKDPAKIDDALSIVKDIVLSQLK